One genomic window of Ciona intestinalis chromosome 7, KH, whole genome shotgun sequence includes the following:
- the LOC100186687 gene encoding myc box-dependent-interacting protein 1 isoform X2 has product MAESSKKDGSARLKRNVSKMAFRSREKMLRTFGVGEETKDEIIDNYVHLVNKQQNQVNKFQRDIKTYLNSITAMKTAAKMFYDSLGDLYEDEWMGKDMLASLAKTTDLLYNDLHARLSSEVITALHDHLNQCNEMKIKVGKRGRKLVDYDASRRNLHTMQNSKKLEESKITKAREHVLQTQSTYDTFNTQLHDELPNLYDSRVLLCTDTLINIATAEKSFYLELAEVRTKLMHVLVNLKDAFNNGEYKIQRMNPNVQNDVARATKEPSSDPATLPADEVDHKRSRKHSDHERSRKYSDHERSRDEPRSSSRRSSGSRTKERESSSRQRDHERSKSQDINHEHSYEKSHEGKQRKPRSNSDKTSHQYVNLEIGKSPDGKTKISDPVNNGDGPSVYTDVAIDEVQTRPAEPQVSSQVKLSPNKSFSPSAEKLEITTNTEHNGMPDDNQSKSNTFPRQVNDDVDASENGMKRRSIYSGFQRVAMAFSRSNKNKHDGDAVGQKSKGFSLSRKHKSKPSVSDEVKDADELGTHQVASSDEQSTSYVEKSGSSSTSDGGKVVFAMVGEDVVDSCDDHGADDQMKHDHDATVNHDHVDQPSDCENNVSDNDETHELDHVDDNASSIHPHDEHDNDACKDDYEDQHHDDGNQNNSGYSNKGNVSQSYKETEATFHDHSHDVVAHNHKNDITSHVHVDDANEHEIASHDHKDDITFHDRKIDATSHDHKDNPASDDVVAQIVNKLTINHPNENAAQGDSWKTDHDESHDNDSVTISEPNSVSSGSIVYLTDEEISDDDSIDKSGKVKLLPEIQDEVPSVVKGQIEAKMDEPQYSDVPVNKDDVESPIYDEPTTQDHQLEDMKEEPAASEVLPPHFLYKAQAAYPYNGSDSDELTFVKGDLIYVVEFPDPDEQDEGWQMGILQSSWDEVGTTATMGVFPENFTKKI; this is encoded by the exons atggCGGAATCAAGTAAAAAAGATGGAAGTGCACGACTTAAAAGGAATGTTTCGAAAATGGCATTTAGAAGCAGAGAAAAA aTGCTTCGAACGTTTGGTGTTGGAGAAGAAACCAAAGATGAAATCATAGATAATTACGTTCATcttgtaaataaacaacag AATCAAGTCAACAAGTTCCAACGAGATATAAAGACTTACCTCAACTCGATCACAG CAATGAAAACGGcggcaaaaatgttttatgatTCCCTTGGTGATTTGTATGAAGATGAATGGATGGGAAAAGACATGTTGGCTTCACTAGCAAAG ACAACAGATCTTTTGTACAATGATTTGCATGCAAGACTAAGCTCTGAAGTTATTACAGCTTTACATGATCATCTTAATCAA TGCAATGAAATGAAGATAAAAGTTGGCAAGAGAGGAAGAAAACTTGTGGATTACGACGCCTCACGTAGAAATTTACATACTATGCAGAACTCAAAGAAATTAGAAGAATCTAAAATAACAAAG GCACGTGAACATGTGTTACAAACACAATCAACATATGACACGTTCAACACACAACTTCATGATGAATTACCAAACTTGTACGACTCACGAGTTCTACTATGCACCGatacattaattaatattgCAACTGCAGAAAAATCATTTTACCTTGAATTAGCAGAG GTTCGTACAAAACTTATGCACGTGCTGGTAAACTTAAAGGATGCTTTCAATAATGGAGAGtacaaaatacaaagaatGAATCCAAATGT TCAAAACGATGTTGCTCGTGCCACCAAAGAGCCATCGAGTGACCCTGCCACTCTTCCAGCTGATGAAGTTGATCATAAACGATCACGAAAACACTCCGATCATGAGAGGTCAcgaaaatattctgatcatgaaAGGTCACGAGATGAGCCACGTTCAAGTTCACGAAGAAGCAGTGG TTCTAGAACAAAAGAACGAGAATCTTCATCCCGCCAACGTGATCATGAAAGATCAAAATCACAAGATATTAATCATGAGCATTCATATGAAAAATCACATGAAGGAAAACAACGCAAGCCGCGATCAAACAGCGATAAAAC ATCACACCAGTATGTTAATCTTGAGATTGGGAAATCTCCAGATGGTAAAACTAAGATATCTGACCCTGTTAACAATGGTGATGGACCATCTGTTTATACAGATGTTGCTATAGATGAG GTTCAAACCCGACCCGCGGAACCCCAAGTTTCTTCGCAAGTAAAACTTTCaccaaacaaaagtttttcgCCATCTGCTGAGAAATTGGAAATAACAACCAACACTGAACATAATGGCATGCCTGATGATAACCAATCTAAAAGCAACACTTTTCCACGTCAAGTTAATGATGATGTTGATGCATCAGAG AATGGAATGAAGCGGAGGTCGATATATAGTGGATTTCAACGAGTTGCCATGGCATTCTCACgctcaaacaaaaacaaacatgatgGTGATGCTGTTGGTCAAAAGTCAAAAGGTTTTTCGTTGTCAAGGAAACACAAATCCAAACCCAGTGTAAGTGATGAAGTAAAAGATGCTGATGAACTGGGAACACACCAAGTTGCATCAAGTGATGAACAATCCACTTCGTATGTTGAGAAAAGTGGATCATCATCTACAAGTGATGGCGGGAAGGTGGTCTTCGCTATGGTGGGAGAGGATGTGGTTGATTCATGTGATGATCATGGTGCAGATGATCAAATGAAACATGATCATGATGCAACTGTGAATCATGATCATGTGGATCAACCATCTGATTGTGAAAACAACGTTAGTGATAATGATGAAACTCATGAGTTAGATCATGTGGATGATAATGCATCAAGTATTCATCCTCATGATGAACATGATAATGATGCTTGTAAAGATGACTACGAGGATCAACATCATGATGATGGTAATCAGAACAATAGTGGATATTCTAATAAAGGCAATGTTTCTCAAAGTTATAAAGAAACTGAAGCTACATTTCATGATCATAGTCATGACGTAGTAGCTCACAATCATAAAAATGACATCACTTCTCATGTTCATGTGGATGATGCTAATGAACATGAAATCGCTTCTCATGATCACAAAGATGATATCACTTTTCACGATCGCAAAATTGATGCTACTTCTCATGATCACAAA GATAATCCTGCAAGTGATGATGTGGTGGCTCAAATTGTCAACAAACTAACGATTAATCATCCAAATGAAAATGCGGCTCAAGGAGACTCATGGAAAACTGATCATGATGAATCTCATGACAATGATAGTGTGACCATAAGTGAACCTAATTCTGTATCATCTGGATCCATAGTTTATTTAACAGATGAAGAAATATCGGATGATGATTCCATAG atAAAAGTGGTAAAGTTAAATTGCTCCCGGAAATACAGGATGAAGTACCTAGTGTTGTTAAGGGTCAGATTGAAGCAAAAATGGATGAG CCTCAATATTCTGATGTTCCTGTTAATAAAGATGATGTTGAATCTCCAATATATGATGAACCAACAACACAAGATCATCAACTAGAAg ACATGAAAGAGGAACCAGCCGCAAGTGAAGTACTTCCACCTCACTTCCTATACAAG GCACAAGCTGCATATCCGTACAATGGTTCAGATTCAGACGAACTGACTTTTGTGAAAGGAGATCTTATTTATGTAGTGGAGTTCCCAGATCCAGATGAACAG GACGAAGGTTGGCAGATGGGAATATTACAATCATCATGGGATGAAGTTGGTACTACGGCAACTATGGGGGTTTTCCCTGAGAATTTCACAAAGAAAATctga
- the LOC113474376 gene encoding uncharacterized protein LOC113474376: protein MFISWMLGTLLVVYNVKMTLSCRQQWQQAAIDAVHELLDHELEPVNPADVIYEKLDHEVIKTKSLFRSGGHNMNFWGPFSVYTDAGGCYEEDRPETYTGAYTLSESGQSCLMWRDFTKWIRQHSKHTMLAKQRKMLNSSWASMQGKDYSEEDAILKAANETIANMEEQGLVSHNFCRDFDGNGKPWCFVQKGRMIMWENCGVPVCTLCWRMRQRALRFKFNPMLFKNYWLPQCNFNGSFARVQCWKVYCWCSRYDGGVIRETLIKGNRSQMKC, encoded by the exons ATGTTTATCAGTTGGATGTTAGGTACTTTACTTGTAGTTTACAATGTTAAG ATGACGCTCAGTTGTCGCCAACAATGGCAGCAAGCAGCAATCGATGCAGTTCACGAATTACTGGATCACGAATTGGAACCCGTGAATCCGGCAGATGTCATTTATGAAAAACTTGATCACGAAGTTATTAAGACAAAATCTCTCTTTCGATCTGGTGGTCACAATATGAACTTCTGGGGTCCCTTCTCAGTTTACACCGATGCCGGTGGTTGTTATGAAGAAG ATCGACCAGAAACATACACGGGAGCTTACACACTAAGTGAAAGCGGACAAAGTTGTCTTATGTGGAGGGACTTTACAAAATGGATTCGGCAACATTCGAAACACACAATGTTGGCAAAACAAAGGAAAATGCTAAATTCATCCTGGGCATCTATGCAAGGGAAAGATTACAGTGAGGAAGACGCCATCTTAAAAGCGGCGAACGAAACTATTGCAAACATGGAGGAACAAG GTTTGGTGAGTCACAACTTTTGTCGTGATTTTGACGGAAATGGTAAACCGTGgtgttttgttcaaaaagGTCGAATGATAATGTGGGAGAATTGTGGTGTTCCAGTTTGT ACATTGTGTTGGAGAATGCGGCAACGAGCTCTTCGATTCAAATTTAATCCGATGTTATTCAAAAATTATTGGCTCCCACAATGCAATTTCAATGGATCTTTTGCTCGTGTGCag TGTTGGAAGGTATATTGTTGGTGTTCGAGGTACGATGGTGGTGTAATACGAGAAACACTTATAAAAGGCAACAGATCGCAAATGAAATGTTAG
- the LOC100184298 gene encoding protein transport protein Sec24C, which translates to MQPPNYQYPPQGPMSMDPVYNQSNYPPHNSAVGGNVTYTHGGALQTSKHTPPATSGSIPSQQPPVTSVNGYYNGHQYQSNNMYHSGPQMNPPPTSYNQPITSPPPLPSNTNSGMNNPPASGYQQNYQRPPTSEYPQQPGYPVSGAGEPPRPNEHSYSKPNQPPYQPIHQQMSNMSINNQNQTFNQAPGSYMPPPSTPGYIPPPQTINPTQSYPQPGPPGAAGVARPPNYPNQPVTAPPKRLDPDAMPSPIQVIQDDKINRGGEGFRTEGRGLVPPLVTTQFTVEDMGSVSPRYVRCTAYNLPATADMAKNCQVPMSLCVKPLSALPEGESPPFIVDPGPDGPIRCKRCKAYMCPQFTFTDGGRRFQCVLCNAITDTPHSYFDHLDHMNHRVDKYRRPELCRGSYEFIATKDYCRNDKFPLSPAFIFAIDVSYNAMKSGYVDLLCRQLHTLLDTLPKEAHQEKSSIRVGFITYNNVLHFYNLKSSLAQPQMMVVSDVNDVFVPLQDGFLVDLDQSRHVIDSLLDQIPDMFRDTRETELVFAPVIQAVVQALKSAECAGKLFMFHTSLPIGEAPGKLKNRDDRKLIATDKEKVLFNPASNFYEKLAKDCVAQACCVDLFLFPNQYVDVATLSQVPQYTGGQVYKYNFFRSDIDGSRFIKDFAHDLQRDIVFDAIMRVRTSTGIRAVQFYGSLYMGNTTDVELAAIDCDKAIQVELKHDDKIAEEYGAYVQIALLYTSVSGQRRLRLHNLNLSVCTQLADLYRSCETDVLMNYLAKKAVVSALQSSSAKLREELINQISVTLATYRKHVASPSSPGQLILPECMKLLPVYLNCLLKNDAIHSSHDVTTDDRAYLRHLIISMDVSDTQTFLYPRLIPVFGETVSIEGLPPAIRCSEERMKENEAYLLENAVSLFLWIGQSVDPAWIQNVFGVQSAAQIDIDLVNLVVYDNEDSRKLRDLVAKLQASRNRQMKFTIVRQRDKLEPWFKHLLAEDRGAGGATSYVDFLCHMHKEIRALLN; encoded by the exons TGTTACTTAT ACTCATGGTGGTGCTTTACAAACAAGTAAACATACCCCACCAGCTACAAGTGGAAGCATACCAAGCCAACAACCACCCGTAACATCGGTAAATGGATATTATAATGGCCATCAATATCAAAGCAACAATATGTATCATTCTGGACC ACAAATGAATCCACCCCCTACTTCATACAACCAACCAATAACGTCACCACCACCATTACCAAGTAATACAAACTCTGGAATGAACAATCCCCCAGCAAGTGGGTATCAACAAAACTATCAACGTCCACCAACTTCAG AATATCCCCAACAACCTGGTTATCCTGTATCTGGTGCTGGAGAACCCCCTCGGCCAAACGAACATTCATATTCCAAACCAAACCAACCCCCGTACCAACCTATTCATCAACAAATGTCAAACATGAGTATTAACAACCAAAACCAAACCTTTAACCAG gcACCTGGATCTTACATGCCACCCCCAAGCACTCCTGGTTACATACCTCCACCACAAACAATTAACCCAACACAATCTTATCCACAACCTGGACCACCAG GAGCAGCAGGGGTTGCAAGGCCACCTAATTACCCCAACCAACCAGTGACTGCACCACCAAAAAGACTTGACCCTGATGCCATGCCAAGCCCCATACAAGTTATACAAGATGATAAAATAAACCGTGGAGGGGAAGGGTTCCGCACAGAAGGCAGAGGCTTGGTACctccattggtgaccactcaGTTCACTGTAGAAGATATGG GGAGTGTCAGCCCAAGGTATGTTCGGTGTACAGCATACAATCTACCAGCAACTGCCGATATGGCCAAGAATTGTCAA GTACCAATGAGTTTATGTGTGAAGCCATTATCAGCTTTACCTGAGGGTGAATCTCCACCATTTATAGTTGACCCGGGCCCTGATGGTCCAATTCGATGCAAACGATGCAAGGCATACATGTGCCCACAGTTTACATTCACTGATGGTGGAAGAAGGTTTCAGTGTGTCCTGTGTAATGCAATCACAGAT ACCCCACATAGTTATTTTGATCACCTCGACCACATGAACCATCGTGTGGATAAATATAGAAGGCCCGAGTTGTGCCGAGGTTCGTATGAATTCATCGCAACAAAAGATTATTGTCGG AATGATAAGTTTCCACTTTCCCCGGCCTTTATATTTGCCATTGATGTTTCATACAACGCAATGAAGTCTGGTTATGTTGACCTTCTGTGCCGACAACTCCATACATTGCTTGATACTCTACCTAAAGAAGCACATCAAGAGAAATCCTCAATTAGAGTTGGTTTCATCACTTATAACAATGTCTTGCATTTCTATAATTTGAAg AGTTCCCTGGCACAACCACAGATGATGGTAGTATCAGATGTTAATGATGTGTTCGTTCCATTACAAGATGGATTCCTTGTTGATCTTGATCAATCTAG GCATGTGATAGACAGTTTGTTGGATCAAATACCTGACATGTTTCGTGACACTCGGGAAACTGAGCTTGTGTTTGCTCCGGTCATTCAAGCTGTTGTGCAAGCACTCAAG TCGGCAGAATGTGCTGGGAAGTTGTTCATGTTCCATACCAGTCTCCCAATAGGGGAAGCACCTGGAAAACTCAAAAATCGTGATGATCGGAAATTAATTGCAACAGACAAAgaaaag GTTTTATTCAACCCTGCAAGCAACTTCTATGAGAAACTTGCAAAGGATTGTGTTGCTCAAGCTTGCTGTGTGGATTTGTTCTTATTTCCTAACCAATATGTGGATGTAGCAACCTTATCGCAAGTCCCACAATATACAGGGGGACAGGTGTACAA ATACAACTTCTTCCGATCTGACATCGATGGTTCTCGTTTCATCAAAGATTTTGCTCATGACCTTCAACGTGACATTGTGTTCGATGCAATCATGCGTGTGAGAACAAGCACCG GTATCCGCGCTGTCCAGTTCTATGGTTCCTTATACATGGGTAACACCACAGATGTTGAATTGGCCGCCATAGATTGCGATAAAGCCATCCAAGTTGAGTTGAAACACGATGATAAAATAGCTGAGGAATATGGGGCGTACGTGCAG ATTGCTCTGTTGTACACATCAGTGAGTGGACAGCGTCGACTTCGTTTACATAATCTAAACTTGAGTGTATGTACCCAGCTTGCTGATTTATACAGATCTTGTGAAACGGATGTTTTGATGAATTATCTTGCTAAGAAAGCGGTTGT ATCTGCTCTACAATCTTCATCTGCAAAACTACGGGAAGAGTTGATTAACCAGATATCGGTGACACTTGCCACGTATCGTAAACATGTGGCTTCACCCTCGTCACCGGGACAACTTATCCTACCAGAGTGCATGAAGTTGTTGCCTGTGTACTTGAACTGTTTATTGAag AACGATGCCATCCATTCGTCACATGACGTCACCACTGATGATCGAGCTTATTTGCGCCACCTTATTATTTCCATGGATGTTTCGGACacacaaacatttttgtatCCACGTCTTATACCAGTG TTCGGTGAAACTGTCTCGATTGAGGGACTTCCCCCTGCTATCCGTTGTTCTGAAGAGCGAATGAAGGAGAATGAAGCTTATCTGCTTGAGAATGCAGTTAGTTTGTTTCTATGGATCGGACAATCTGTTGATCCAGCCTGGATACAAAATGTCTTCGGTGTCCAAAGTGCGGCACAGATTGATATTGACTTG GTCAACCTTGTTGTTTATGATAATGAAGATTCAAGAAAACTTCGTGATCTGGTTGCTAAGTTACAAGCATCACGAAATCGTCAAATGAAG TTCACTATTGTACGACAACGAGATAAATTGGAGCCAtggtttaaacatttgttgGCAGAAGACCGTGGAGCTGGTGGTGCTACTTCATATGTGGATTTCTTATGTCATATGCACAAAGAAATACGAGCTTTGCTGAACTAG
- the LOC100186687 gene encoding myc box-dependent-interacting protein 1 isoform X1: MAESSKKDGSARLKRNVSKMAFRSREKMLRTFGVGEETKDEIIDNYVHLVNKQQNQVNKFQRDIKTYLNSITAMKTAAKMFYDSLGDLYEDEWMGKDMLASLAKTTDLLYNDLHARLSSEVITALHDHLNQCNEMKIKVGKRGRKLVDYDASRRNLHTMQNSKKLEESKITKAREHVLQTQSTYDTFNTQLHDELPNLYDSRVLLCTDTLINIATAEKSFYLELAEVRTKLMHVLVNLKDAFNNGEYKIQRMNPNVQNDVARATKEPSSDPATLPADEVDHKRSRKHSDHERSRKYSDHERSRDEPRSSSRRSSGSRTKERESSSRQRDHERSKSQDINHEHSYEKSHEGKQRKPRSNSDKTSHQYVNLEIGKSPDGKTKISDPVNNGDGPSVYTDVAIDEVQTRPAEPQVSSQVKLSPNKSFSPSAEKLEITTNTEHNGMPDDNQSKSNTFPRQVNDDVDASENGMKRRSIYSGFQRVAMAFSRSNKNKHDGDAVGQKSKGFSLSRKHKSKPSVSDEVKDADELGTHQVASSDEQSTSYVEKSGSSSTSDGGKVVFAMVGEDVVDSCDDHGADDQMKHDHDATVNHDHVDQPSDCENNVSDNDETHELDHVDDNASSIHPHDEHDNDACKDDYEDQHHDDGNQNNSGYSNKGNVSQSYKETEATFHDHSHDVVAHNHKNDITSHVHVDDANEHEIASHDHKDDITFHDRKIDATSHDHKIDATSHDHKIDATSHDHKIDATSHDHKIDATSHDHKIDATSHDHKIDATSHDHKIDATSHDRKIDATSHDRKIDATSHDHKDDITSHDHKDNPASDDVVAQIVNKLTINHPNENAAQGDSWKTDHDESHDNDSVTISEPNSVSSGSIVYLTDEEISDDDSIDKSGKVKLLPEIQDEVPSVVKGQIEAKMDEPQYSDVPVNKDDVESPIYDEPTTQDHQLEDMKEEPAASEVLPPHFLYKAQAAYPYNGSDSDELTFVKGDLIYVVEFPDPDEQDEGWQMGILQSSWDEVGTTATMGVFPENFTKKI, encoded by the exons atggCGGAATCAAGTAAAAAAGATGGAAGTGCACGACTTAAAAGGAATGTTTCGAAAATGGCATTTAGAAGCAGAGAAAAA aTGCTTCGAACGTTTGGTGTTGGAGAAGAAACCAAAGATGAAATCATAGATAATTACGTTCATcttgtaaataaacaacag AATCAAGTCAACAAGTTCCAACGAGATATAAAGACTTACCTCAACTCGATCACAG CAATGAAAACGGcggcaaaaatgttttatgatTCCCTTGGTGATTTGTATGAAGATGAATGGATGGGAAAAGACATGTTGGCTTCACTAGCAAAG ACAACAGATCTTTTGTACAATGATTTGCATGCAAGACTAAGCTCTGAAGTTATTACAGCTTTACATGATCATCTTAATCAA TGCAATGAAATGAAGATAAAAGTTGGCAAGAGAGGAAGAAAACTTGTGGATTACGACGCCTCACGTAGAAATTTACATACTATGCAGAACTCAAAGAAATTAGAAGAATCTAAAATAACAAAG GCACGTGAACATGTGTTACAAACACAATCAACATATGACACGTTCAACACACAACTTCATGATGAATTACCAAACTTGTACGACTCACGAGTTCTACTATGCACCGatacattaattaatattgCAACTGCAGAAAAATCATTTTACCTTGAATTAGCAGAG GTTCGTACAAAACTTATGCACGTGCTGGTAAACTTAAAGGATGCTTTCAATAATGGAGAGtacaaaatacaaagaatGAATCCAAATGT TCAAAACGATGTTGCTCGTGCCACCAAAGAGCCATCGAGTGACCCTGCCACTCTTCCAGCTGATGAAGTTGATCATAAACGATCACGAAAACACTCCGATCATGAGAGGTCAcgaaaatattctgatcatgaaAGGTCACGAGATGAGCCACGTTCAAGTTCACGAAGAAGCAGTGG TTCTAGAACAAAAGAACGAGAATCTTCATCCCGCCAACGTGATCATGAAAGATCAAAATCACAAGATATTAATCATGAGCATTCATATGAAAAATCACATGAAGGAAAACAACGCAAGCCGCGATCAAACAGCGATAAAAC ATCACACCAGTATGTTAATCTTGAGATTGGGAAATCTCCAGATGGTAAAACTAAGATATCTGACCCTGTTAACAATGGTGATGGACCATCTGTTTATACAGATGTTGCTATAGATGAG GTTCAAACCCGACCCGCGGAACCCCAAGTTTCTTCGCAAGTAAAACTTTCaccaaacaaaagtttttcgCCATCTGCTGAGAAATTGGAAATAACAACCAACACTGAACATAATGGCATGCCTGATGATAACCAATCTAAAAGCAACACTTTTCCACGTCAAGTTAATGATGATGTTGATGCATCAGAG AATGGAATGAAGCGGAGGTCGATATATAGTGGATTTCAACGAGTTGCCATGGCATTCTCACgctcaaacaaaaacaaacatgatgGTGATGCTGTTGGTCAAAAGTCAAAAGGTTTTTCGTTGTCAAGGAAACACAAATCCAAACCCAGTGTAAGTGATGAAGTAAAAGATGCTGATGAACTGGGAACACACCAAGTTGCATCAAGTGATGAACAATCCACTTCGTATGTTGAGAAAAGTGGATCATCATCTACAAGTGATGGCGGGAAGGTGGTCTTCGCTATGGTGGGAGAGGATGTGGTTGATTCATGTGATGATCATGGTGCAGATGATCAAATGAAACATGATCATGATGCAACTGTGAATCATGATCATGTGGATCAACCATCTGATTGTGAAAACAACGTTAGTGATAATGATGAAACTCATGAGTTAGATCATGTGGATGATAATGCATCAAGTATTCATCCTCATGATGAACATGATAATGATGCTTGTAAAGATGACTACGAGGATCAACATCATGATGATGGTAATCAGAACAATAGTGGATATTCTAATAAAGGCAATGTTTCTCAAAGTTATAAAGAAACTGAAGCTACATTTCATGATCATAGTCATGACGTAGTAGCTCACAATCATAAAAATGACATCACTTCTCATGTTCATGTGGATGATGCTAATGAACATGAAATCGCTTCTCATGATCACAAAGATGATATCACTTTTCACGATCGCAAAATTGATGCTACTTCTCATGATCACAAAATTGATGCTACTTCTCACGATCACAAAATTGATGCTACTTCTCATGATCACAAAATTGATGCTACTTCTCACGATCACAAAATTGATGCTACTTCTCATGATCACAAAATTGATGCTACTTCTCACGATCACAAAATTGATGCTACTTCTCATGATCACAAAATTGATGCTACTTCTCACGATCGCAAAATTGATGCTACTTCTCACGATCGCAAAATTGATGCTACTTCTCATGATCACAAAGATGATATCACTTCTCATGATCACAAAGATAATCCTGCAAGTGATGATGTGGTGGCTCAAATTGTCAACAAACTAACGATTAATCATCCAAATGAAAATGCGGCTCAAGGAGACTCATGGAAAACTGATCATGATGAATCTCATGACAATGATAGTGTGACCATAAGTGAACCTAATTCTGTATCATCTGGATCCATAGTTTATTTAACAGATGAAGAAATATCGGATGATGATTCCATAG atAAAAGTGGTAAAGTTAAATTGCTCCCGGAAATACAGGATGAAGTACCTAGTGTTGTTAAGGGTCAGATTGAAGCAAAAATGGATGAG CCTCAATATTCTGATGTTCCTGTTAATAAAGATGATGTTGAATCTCCAATATATGATGAACCAACAACACAAGATCATCAACTAGAAg ACATGAAAGAGGAACCAGCCGCAAGTGAAGTACTTCCACCTCACTTCCTATACAAG GCACAAGCTGCATATCCGTACAATGGTTCAGATTCAGACGAACTGACTTTTGTGAAAGGAGATCTTATTTATGTAGTGGAGTTCCCAGATCCAGATGAACAG GACGAAGGTTGGCAGATGGGAATATTACAATCATCATGGGATGAAGTTGGTACTACGGCAACTATGGGGGTTTTCCCTGAGAATTTCACAAAGAAAATctga